The following DNA comes from Halalkaliarchaeum sp. AArc-CO.
CGGCGGGAGTGAAGCGTCCGGATGCGGCCGCACGGAGAGGGGATCTGTCTGGCCGGTCGGATCCGTCCTCAGTTCCCGAGACGGTTCCTGGCGAACGACGCCAGTAGGGGAACGTCCCGGAGGTGCAGCAGCTTCGCGATCGCGCGTTTGTCCCCTTTGTTGGCTCGCGCGAGCGTGTCGGGTTCCAGCTCGCCGAGATCTCGAAGGAGAGTGTCGTACCGTTCGTTGGGGGCGAAGTACATCAGTTCGGTCATCAACAGGCGGGCGTCCATCCGGGGGGCGACCTCGCGGTGCCAGAGTTCCTCGTACAGGGCGATGTTCTCCGCGGAGGTGTCCCGTTCCTCTGGGGTGAGACAGTGATCGACTGTCATCGCGGCCGCCCGCGCCGAACGCATCCCCTTGTGGATCCCCTCGCCCCACAGCGGGTCGATCGACGGGACCGTGTCGCCGATCGCCATGAAGTTATCCGTGCTCAGTTTTCCAGGCGGCTGGATGTGTGCCGAGCCCCGGTGCTGTTTCCCCTCGATGGGTTCGGCGTCCGCAAAGCGGGGGTCGGTGTCGATCCAGTGCTGGAGGTAGCCGTCGACGGTGCGGCGTTCGTCGGCGTACCGCTGGTAGCTCTCGTTTTGGATGTAACAGACGCCGACCTTGGCGGTGTCCTCGCCGGTGTGGAAGATCCACGAGTAGCCGCCTGGAGCGTACTCGTGATCGAGGCGGAGCATCATCGCGTCTTCGAGGTCGGCGTAGCCGTCGCGATCGAGTTCGATCCCCTCGAGTTCGTACTCGATGCCGATCGCCTGGTGGTCCCGCTGCAGGTCGCTGACCCCGAGCGCCTTCGCCAGCGGGGCGGACGGGCCGGTTGCATCGATCACGATGTCCCCGTACACCGTCTCGGTGCCGTTGTACTCGACGCCGACGATCTCGCCGTCCTCCACGACCGGGTTGGACACTCGGGCGTCGAACCGGTACTCGGCGCCGGCGTCCCGGCCGTCCTCGACGAGGAACCGCTTGAAGTCGGCGAACTCCAGCACCGCACCCGTTTGCTCTTGAACGAAGTGTTCGTTCGGGGATTCGATGACGACGGTGTCCGTGAACTGCATCACCACGTCATCGGGGATCCCGAACGCGGTCAACATCGAGGGGAACGTTCCCCCAGTTGACTTGTTGCTCTGTCGCGGGAACCCATCCTCCGGTTCGGCTTCCAGAACGACGACGTCGAAACCCCGGTTCGCGAGGTCGCGCGCACACTGTGTGCCGGCGGGACCAGCCCCGGCGATTACGACGTCGTACCCGTCGTGCATGAGGCGTGAGTACGTGAGGATCGTAAAATAACCCGGGGAAAACAGACGGGGAACCGTTCCGATCGTGTCACCCGACAGTCAGCTTCTCGCGTCCGGGTTCGATCAGCCGGTCGAGATACTCCGCGAGAGCGCCCTTCGCGTCGGCGGGGTGGAGCTCGCCGGACTCGAGGTGCGTCGCGAGCGCCTCGTACGCCTCGTAGGTGAGGTCGCCGCCGTACTTTTCGGGCCGCTCGACGACGACCGTCTCGAACCGGGGGAACACGTGGTACTGGAACAGTTCGAGGACAGGGTTTTCACGCTCGTTGCCGTCCTCGTCGGGATCGGGGTCGCGGGTGGGCGGGCAGAAGGCGTCGTTTACCTTCTGTTCGATCTCCTCGCGGGTGTCCTCCATCGAGATCGTCACGCCGGTCGAGGAGGACATCTTCCCGACGCCAGTACCGAGGTCGGCGATGATCGGCGTGTGCAGACAGGGTCGCGCCTCGTAACCCAGGTCCTCGATCTCCTCGCGGTGGAGCATGTGGACCTTCCGCTGGTCCATACCGCCGACCGCCAGATCGAGATCCAGGTACTCGATGTCCAGCGCCTGCATCAGCGGGTACACCACGTGGCTCACTTTTGCAGTCTCGCCGCTTTGCAGCTCGGCCATCGCCCGCTGGGCGCGGTTGAGCGTCGTCGACAGCTCGAGTTCGTGGAGGTCCAGCACGTACTCTTCGTCGAGCTGGAACTCGGATCCGTAGACGAACTCCGTCTCGTCGGGGTCGAGGCCGTACGCGAGAAACTGCTGGCGCATCCGCTGTGCGGTCTCGCGGATCTCCTCGAAGGTACCCTTCCCGTTGAGATAGGCGTGAACGTCCGCGAGCAGCACCACGACTTCCATCCCGACCTCCTGGAGGTCGATCAGCTTGTTGGCCGTCAGCATATGTCCCAGATGGAGGACGCCGGACGGCTCGTACCCGACGTACGCCCGCGCTCCGTCCGGATCCGCGGCCAGCGCTTCGACCTCGTCTTCGGTGATCACCTCGTCGGCGTTCCGGGTGAGCAGCTCGTAGGCGTCCATACTCCCGAATCCGCGGGCGGCGGGATATGACTTCTGGATGCCGGCGGCACCCGACCGTCCTTATTAGGAAGATACTTCCCGCTCGCTCCCGGATTCCGTGACATGGCTCAATTCGTCGTGAGCGGTCGGTTCCAGACGAGAGAAGACAAACAGCCGTTCGAACGAACGATCGACGCCGAAAACGAGTCGGTCGCCCGCGAACACGTGTTCTCGCAGTTCGGCAGCGAGCACGGGCTCAAGCGCACGCAGGTCGAAATCGAGGAGGTGGCTGCACAATGATGGGTGGCGGACAACAGCAGCTCCAGCAGCTCTCCCAGGAGCTCCAGATGATCGAAGAGGAGATCGAGGAGCTCGAAGGGGAGATCGAGGAGATCAACGGGGAGAAAGCCGACATCGACGACGCGATGGAGGCGATCGAGCTGCTCGAGACCGACGCGACGGTGCAGGTCCCCCTCGGCGGCGGCGCGTACGTCCGGGCGGAGATCCAGGACATCGACGAGATCATCGTCAAGATCGGCGCGGACTACGCGCTCGAACAGGACCAGGAGGACGCCGCGGACGCCCTGGAGCTGAAAAAGGAGTCGCTCGACGACCAGATCGAGGAGGTCCGCGAGCAGATCAGCGAACTCGAAAGCGAGAGCGAACGACTCGAAACGCAGGCCCAGCAGATGCAACAGCAGATGCAGCAACAGCAGATGCAGCAGATGCAGCAGATGCAGGAAGACGAGGACGAGTAGAGCCGTGTTCGACGGACTCAAAGAGAAGCTGAACGGGTTCCGCGAGGACGTCGAAGACTCGGCCGAAGTCGAAGAGGAAGCCGAACCGGAAGTCGAAGAGGAAGCCGAACCGGAAGTCGAAGAGGAAGCCGAACCGGAAGCTGCGGTCGACGCTGCAGCATCCGAAGACGAAACGTCGGTGGAATCTGCCGAGGGATCGGCCGACGAACCTGCCGAGGAGGACGGCCCCGGCACGTTCGCCCGAGCGAAGGCGTTCGCGACCGGCCGGATCATCATCGAGGAGGAGGACCTCGAGGAGCCGCTGTGGGAGCTGGAAATGGCGCTTCTGGAAAGCGACGTCGAGATGAGCGTCGCGGAACGGATCCTCGAGAACGTCCGCGAGAACATGCTCGGGGAGACCCGAAAGCAGGTCGAAACCACCGGAGAGCTCGTCGAATCGGCGCTGCAGGACGCCCTGCTCGACGTGATCTCCGTCGGCCAGTTCGACTTCGAGTCCCGAATCGAGGGGACCGAGTCGCCGGTGGTAATCGTCTTTACCGGCGTCAACGGCGTCGGCAAGACCACCAGCATCGCCAAACTGTCGGAGTGGCTCGCGGATCGGGGCTACTCGTCGGTGCTTGCAAACGGCGACACCTACCGGGCGGGCGCCAACGAGCAGATCTCCGAACACGCCGACCGACTCGGCCGGAAGCTGATCAGCCACGAACAGGGGGGCGACCCCGCCGCGGTCATCTACGACGGCGTGGAGTACGCGAAGGCCCACGACGTCGACGTCGTGTTGGGCGATACGGCGGGGCGGCTCCACACCAGCGACGACCTGATGGCCCAGCTGGAGAAGATCGATCGGGTCGTCGATCCGGACCTGACGCTGTTCGTCGACGAGGCGGTCGCCGGACAGGACGCGGTCCAGCGTGCGAAACAGTTCAACGAGGCCGCCGAGATCGACGGGGCGATCCTCACGAAAGCCGACGCCGACTCCTCGGGCGGGGCGGCGATCTCGATCGCGTACGTCACCGGCAAGCCGATCCTCTTTCTGGGCACCGGCCAGGGGTACGACGACCTCGAGCGATTCGATCCCGGGGAGCTCGTCGACCGGCTGCTCGGCGACTGATACTGATTATTGTAGCGATTTACCGGTCGATCGGCCATCCGGTGGGTCGATCGGCCACCCGGTGGGTCGATCGTCCGGTTACGGCCGAGAATAATCATTATGACACGGGACACCCGACGGTTCGATCGAAAACAGACCAGGGGCCTACCACGGGAAGCCTCGGGGCTTGACCCCGAGGCGTTTCACCGGGAGCCGAAGGCGCTCTTCCTTTTAAACCGGTTCAGTCCGCGGCACCGGGCGCGACCTGTCCACCGAGCATCTCCTGGAGGTCCGCCTGCGGCTCGCCGATCGGCTGGAGGCCGTACTCGGCGTTCAGCGCCTCCACCAGCTCCGGCGTGAGGAACTCCGGGATCGACGGGCCCAGCCGGATATCCTCGACGCCCAGCGACAGCAGCCCCAAAAGCACCGCGACCGCCTTCTGCTCGAACCACGACAGCACGATGCTCACCGGGAGGTCGTTGACGCCGCAGTCGAGTTCCTCCGCGAGGGCAGTGGCGATCCGCACCGTCGAATAGGAGTTGTTACACTGCCCCTGATCGAGGAACCGCGGGATCTCCGTCCCCGGGACCGTCCCGAACTCGAGGTCGTTGAACCGGAACTTCCCGCAGGAGGTCGTCATCACGATGCAGTCTTCGGGGATCGACTTCACGAGCTCGCGGTAGTAGTCACGACCGGGGGTGGGGGCGTCACACCCCGCGACGACGAAGACGTGCCGCAGTTTGCCCGCCTCGATCGCGTCGATGATCTCGTCGGCCAGCTCCAGGACCGGCTGGTGGTGGAAGCCCGTCGTCACTGTGCCGGTCGGCTCCCAGTCGACCGCCGGCAGCGACTTCGCTTTCTCGATCACGGGGGAGAAGTCGCCGTCCTCGATCGAGACGGCCTCCTCGAGCCCGGCGACGCCGGTGGTGAAAAAGCGGTCCTCGTACGCCTCGCGGGTGGGCTGGACACAGTTGCTCGTTCCGACGATCGCGCCCGGGAAGTCGACGAACAGGGTGCGCTGGTCGTGCCAGGCGCCGCCGACGTTCCCCTTCAGGTGGTCGTACTTCGCAAGCTCCGGGTACGCGTGAGCGGGCAGCATCTCCGAGTGGGTGTACACGGACACACCCTCGCCGTCCGACTGTTCGAGCAACTGCTTGAGGTCGTGGAGATCGTGACCCGTGACCAAAATCGCGTTGCCCTCGACGCCGTTCTGAGGAACTTCAGTGGGTTCGGGGACGCCGAGTTCGTTCGTGTGCGCTTCGTCGAGCAGTTCCATCGCGGAGACGGCCGCCTCGCCGACCTCCAGCGCCTGTTCGAGCGTCTCCTCGGGGTCGAAGTTCACGTTCGTCAGCGTCGAGTACAGCGCCTCGTGGACTGCGGCGTCGACCTCCGGATCACGGTAGCCCAGCCGGCGGGCGTGGGTGGCGTACGCCGAGACACCCTTGAGACCGTAGACAGTCAGATCCTGGATCCCCTGGATGTCGGGCTCTTTGCCACACACGCCGCGTGTCGTACAGCCGCCGTCGGGCGTCTGCTCGCACTGGTTACAGAACATCGTATTCGAAGGGAGGGGAGTCGACACCAAAACGTCGGCCGAGATTCCTACCGTCGGATACCGATTCCCGAACGCGTTCGGCTCGAGTATAAAAGTCCCGTGGGGCGGCGTGACACGATCGGCCGACGAAGTGGCAGCGTCGGGCGCGCATCGCTCCGACGAGAAGGGATCACCGGACGTCCGACTGTAACCCGATTGGGCCGGTCAGTTCTTCGACGAATGTCTCGATCACGGCCCCCTCTGCCCGCTGGAGTGTCTCGCTGCAGGTCGACTTCGCCAGGCCAACCTCCTCGGCGAGTTCCGTCAACGAACACTGTCGCGGCGTCTCGTAGTAGCCCTGTTCGACGGCGGTCAACAGCAGATCACGCTGCGTCTCCGTCAGCAACTCCTCCGGACGGGGATCATCGCGGATGTACTCGACCCGGTACTCGACCCCCGCCCGTTCGAACTCCTCGAACAACGCCGCCAGCCTGTCGGCGGCGCCACTCACCTCGAGGGTGACCTGCCCCTCGCTGATGCGCACCGGGAAGTCGATCAGCACGCCCGACGTCTGGGCCGACAAGACGAGCATCGGCGTCCTGGTTTCGATCTGGACTGTCACCTGTCCCGTTGATTCGTGGACCA
Coding sequences within:
- a CDS encoding digeranylgeranylglycerophospholipid reductase; translated protein: MHDGYDVVIAGAGPAGTQCARDLANRGFDVVVLEAEPEDGFPRQSNKSTGGTFPSMLTAFGIPDDVVMQFTDTVVIESPNEHFVQEQTGAVLEFADFKRFLVEDGRDAGAEYRFDARVSNPVVEDGEIVGVEYNGTETVYGDIVIDATGPSAPLAKALGVSDLQRDHQAIGIEYELEGIELDRDGYADLEDAMMLRLDHEYAPGGYSWIFHTGEDTAKVGVCYIQNESYQRYADERRTVDGYLQHWIDTDPRFADAEPIEGKQHRGSAHIQPPGKLSTDNFMAIGDTVPSIDPLWGEGIHKGMRSARAAAMTVDHCLTPEERDTSAENIALYEELWHREVAPRMDARLLMTELMYFAPNERYDTLLRDLGELEPDTLARANKGDKRAIAKLLHLRDVPLLASFARNRLGN
- a CDS encoding tyrosine--tRNA ligase; this encodes MDAYELLTRNADEVITEDEVEALAADPDGARAYVGYEPSGVLHLGHMLTANKLIDLQEVGMEVVVLLADVHAYLNGKGTFEEIRETAQRMRQQFLAYGLDPDETEFVYGSEFQLDEEYVLDLHELELSTTLNRAQRAMAELQSGETAKVSHVVYPLMQALDIEYLDLDLAVGGMDQRKVHMLHREEIEDLGYEARPCLHTPIIADLGTGVGKMSSSTGVTISMEDTREEIEQKVNDAFCPPTRDPDPDEDGNERENPVLELFQYHVFPRFETVVVERPEKYGGDLTYEAYEALATHLESGELHPADAKGALAEYLDRLIEPGREKLTVG
- the rpl18a gene encoding 50S ribosomal protein L18Ae, encoding MAQFVVSGRFQTREDKQPFERTIDAENESVAREHVFSQFGSEHGLKRTQVEIEEVAAQ
- the pfdA gene encoding prefoldin subunit alpha codes for the protein MGGGQQQLQQLSQELQMIEEEIEELEGEIEEINGEKADIDDAMEAIELLETDATVQVPLGGGAYVRAEIQDIDEIIVKIGADYALEQDQEDAADALELKKESLDDQIEEVREQISELESESERLETQAQQMQQQMQQQQMQQMQQMQEDEDE
- the ftsY gene encoding signal recognition particle-docking protein FtsY, with translation MFDGLKEKLNGFREDVEDSAEVEEEAEPEVEEEAEPEVEEEAEPEAAVDAAASEDETSVESAEGSADEPAEEDGPGTFARAKAFATGRIIIEEEDLEEPLWELEMALLESDVEMSVAERILENVRENMLGETRKQVETTGELVESALQDALLDVISVGQFDFESRIEGTESPVVIVFTGVNGVGKTTSIAKLSEWLADRGYSSVLANGDTYRAGANEQISEHADRLGRKLISHEQGGDPAAVIYDGVEYAKAHDVDVVLGDTAGRLHTSDDLMAQLEKIDRVVDPDLTLFVDEAVAGQDAVQRAKQFNEAAEIDGAILTKADADSSGGAAISIAYVTGKPILFLGTGQGYDDLERFDPGELVDRLLGD
- the hcp gene encoding hydroxylamine reductase, whose product is MFCNQCEQTPDGGCTTRGVCGKEPDIQGIQDLTVYGLKGVSAYATHARRLGYRDPEVDAAVHEALYSTLTNVNFDPEETLEQALEVGEAAVSAMELLDEAHTNELGVPEPTEVPQNGVEGNAILVTGHDLHDLKQLLEQSDGEGVSVYTHSEMLPAHAYPELAKYDHLKGNVGGAWHDQRTLFVDFPGAIVGTSNCVQPTREAYEDRFFTTGVAGLEEAVSIEDGDFSPVIEKAKSLPAVDWEPTGTVTTGFHHQPVLELADEIIDAIEAGKLRHVFVVAGCDAPTPGRDYYRELVKSIPEDCIVMTTSCGKFRFNDLEFGTVPGTEIPRFLDQGQCNNSYSTVRIATALAEELDCGVNDLPVSIVLSWFEQKAVAVLLGLLSLGVEDIRLGPSIPEFLTPELVEALNAEYGLQPIGEPQADLQEMLGGQVAPGAAD
- a CDS encoding helix-turn-helix domain-containing protein — translated: MSRARIVLEMPEGVWVSEVTAEHPDATVCVLSAVPAEDSGIALITVYADDPDEIVPAIESHPGILEAELVHESTGQVTVQIETRTPMLVLSAQTSGVLIDFPVRISEGQVTLEVSGAADRLAALFEEFERAGVEYRVEYIRDDPRPEELLTETQRDLLLTAVEQGYYETPRQCSLTELAEEVGLAKSTCSETLQRAEGAVIETFVEELTGPIGLQSDVR